One Erysipelothrix amsterdamensis DNA window includes the following coding sequences:
- the noc gene encoding nucleoid occlusion protein produces MIDRREIAIEKIKPNRNQPRLTFNDESLLELGQSISENGLLQPIVVREVNETDEYEIIAGERRYRAMRMFGFTEVPCIISNIDDDKSATLALIENIQREDLSVLEEAKAYRDILRIQKITQKELATKVGKSQSAIANKIRLLELPEPVLEALGERRITERHARALLSVEKEKTEEVLDEILNKKLNVKETETLINKPRKKKTVTRGISQHIKIGINTIKQSIGMIEKTGITVKHEMEETNDEVIITIRFPK; encoded by the coding sequence GCTATTGAAAAAATTAAACCTAACCGTAATCAACCACGGCTAACTTTTAACGATGAGAGTTTGTTGGAATTGGGTCAATCGATTAGTGAAAATGGCCTTCTTCAACCGATTGTTGTTCGTGAAGTCAACGAGACAGATGAATATGAAATTATTGCCGGAGAACGTCGTTATCGAGCAATGCGAATGTTCGGTTTTACAGAAGTTCCGTGCATTATCAGTAATATTGACGATGATAAAAGTGCAACATTAGCGCTTATCGAAAATATACAGCGAGAAGATTTAAGTGTGTTAGAAGAAGCGAAAGCATATCGCGATATTTTACGAATTCAAAAAATAACTCAAAAGGAACTCGCAACCAAAGTAGGGAAATCACAATCAGCGATTGCGAATAAAATCCGTTTACTTGAATTGCCTGAACCCGTACTCGAAGCCTTAGGAGAGCGTAGAATTACTGAGCGTCATGCTCGTGCTCTATTAAGTGTTGAAAAAGAAAAAACTGAAGAAGTTTTAGACGAAATCCTTAATAAAAAGTTGAATGTTAAAGAGACAGAGACCCTCATTAACAAACCACGAAAGAAAAAAACAGTAACACGTGGTATTTCTCAACACATTAAGATTGGTATTAATACAATCAAGCAATCGATCGGAATGATTGAAAAAACAGGAATTACGGTAAAACATGAAATGGAAGAAACGAATGATGAGGTTATCATTACGATACGCTT